A stretch of DNA from Acinetobacter sp. C26M:
GTTGTTGGTGCGTTATCTGCGTTCTATCACAATGGTTTAGACATCGAAGATGTGAACCACCGTGAAATCACTGCAATTCGCTTAATCGCGAAAATCCCTACACTTGCAGCGTGGAGCTACAAGTACACTGTAGGTCAACCATTCATTTACCCACGTAATGACCTTGGTTATGCAGAAAATTTCTTACACATGATGTTTGCTACTCCTGCTGACCGTGATTACAAAGTAAACCCAGTTCTTGCTCGTGCAATGGATCGTATCTTCACGCTTCATGCTGACCACGAACAAAATGCGTCTACTTCTACAGTTCGTCTTGCTGGTTCTACTGGTGCGAATCCGTATGCATGTATCTCTGCTGGTATCTCAGCACTTTGGGGACCTGCTCACGGTGGTGCAAACGAAGCTGTACTTAAAATGTTAGATGAAATTGGTAGCGTAGAAAACGTTGCTGAATTCATGGAAAAAGTAAAACGTAAAGAAGTTAAACTCATGGGCTTCGGTCACCGTGTTTATAAAAACTTCGACCCACGTGCGAAAGTCATGAAAGAAACTTGTGACGAAGTTCTTGCTGCATTAGGCATCAACGATCCGCAATTGCAACTTGCAATGGAACTTGAGCGTATTGCGCTTAACGACCCGTACTTCGTTGAACGTAAACTTTACCCGAACGTAGACTTCTACTCAGGTATCATCTTAAAAGCGATTGGTATCCCAACAGGTATGTTTACAGTAATCTTCGCGCTTGCACGTACAGTTGGTTGGATCAGCCACTGGTTAGAAATGCACAGCGGTCCTTACAAGATCGGTCGTCCACGTCAGCTTTACACAGGTTCGACGCAACGCGACATCAAACGTTAATTTCGATTAGCGTGAACAAAAAAGGATGCTTCTGCATCCTTTTTTTATTTTATCGGTTATGCTCTTGGAATAAAGCTTAAACAACATTCATTTTGCATAACTACTTTTATCGAGCCAATGAGCAAAAAAACCACTGTTTTGATGCAAGTCACACTACCCGCCTATCAAATAAAAATTGCGTCTTTTACGTTGTTTTTATTGATGATCATACTGACTTGGCTGCTACTCGTTTACTTTAGTTATGATCTAAGCCTGTACTATCTTTATCAATTCCTGCCTTTCTTCGCCCAACTACTCAGTATTGCTTTAATGTTTGCTTTATTGATCCCAACGCTTTACCTCTATAACCAGCTTTATCAGAAATACTTTAGATGCTGCATCACCTTTAAGCTATATCAGCAAGGCATTGCACTGGATGATTCAAAACAATCTACTTTTTTCTCTTGGCTAGATTTGATTCAGATACAGCTTCGACAACAACAAACTCAAATCCATAGTTTTCATCTCTTAAGTAAAAACAAACCTTATCGACAGTATTTTTATTTTAACTCATGGATGTGGCCTGCCACCTTAACCCAGCAACATTGTGAGTTTTTACCATTCTGGAAAAAACTGGAAGCTCTAGCAAAACAGCAACAGTTGCAACGCATTCACAGCTCTAGTAGCAACCAAAAGACTCATATTGAGATAAGCACTTTAATTGCAGATCAACAAGCGCTAGACATTTTCCAACGAAAACAGAGATGGTCTGCTATCGCATTAACACTTGGTATTTTAGTCAGCTTTAGTCTTTTTATGGGTTATCTACTCTGGCATGAATTTGAGGATGGCAGTATTGATCTACCCCATCAACAAACACAGGCAATCTCTGGCACAAATTTCGAAACTTTTCAGAATCAGGTCTATATTTTTAAACAAGGTCAAGGTACTTTTTTAGTTCCTCAAGTAAAGGCTAATCAATTTACAGGTTTAGCTTTAGGCAATCTCCCTGATCGTGCAGATGAGCTGTATAGCAATGTCGGTAAAACACCACAACATGTTTACTGGCAAGACCACATCTTGTCACAATTAAATCCTGCGCAAACAAGCTATTTAGGCAATGATTTCACCAAAGATGGTCAACAGGTTTATTTTCGGGATATACGCTTAACCAACGCGAATGCCGCACATTTCACGGCAATATTGCATCCAAGATTCAATACGCTTGGCTATTTTTATGCTAAAGATAATCAACAGGTCTATTACAAAACAACGGTCTTAACAGATTTAGATCCTCAACAGAGTCAAGCATTTCCAAATAATAGCCAATATATTCACGATCAGCATGTTGTCTATTACCTAGATAAAAAGCTTCACGGATTAAATGCTCAACAGACTCAAATTTTTAGCGGCAACAACCGTTTTAGCCACAAGCTTAATTTAGCAACAGATGGTCATGCTTATTACTTAAATGAACATCGATTACCAACTGTAGCCGAGTATAAATTTGGGGGAACTACCCCTGTTGTCGTAGCGCAACTACAACTGCTCGGTAGCCAAAGTAGCGAACCCTACCCAGGAAATTTCAGCTATTTTTTCGCTGATCAACAACACATTTATCTCTATGATGAGTTTTATCAAAACCTAAAAGTTCTGTACCGTTTTAAGCATCCAGTAGAGTTAAAGGTTTTAGATGATCGACGTTTTAGCGACGGGAAAAATATTTACATCCTGACCGAAAAGATCTACCGCTCTAGAGGTCGCTCTTCTGGAACCACCACACATGGTTTTAAAATCAGCCTGATGCGTGAAAAAGACCAGCAGATCATCGCTCAGTATTTTGCCCGTAATCCAAGTGCCTTAAAACTATCCAACCTGCTTCAGGATAGGGACATCAACTAAACTCAGAATATGAACAAGATAAGCTAGATGTCGATCAACACTTTTCATGATCGACAAGACTCTCTACAACAGGTGATTGTCTTAAATCTCATCTTCTTCTAGCTCTAATGCACGCAATAAAGTATTGCTGATGCCATCGGCACGCAACCATGCCAACTCATAACTCGCCTTTGCTAAAGCCAGTACACGACGTTCAAACTCATCCCAAATCGGCTTAACTTGTGCATCACTAATACCAAGACCACTTTCATGCGCCAAATGTTTATTCTTTTCACAAATCTTTAAGGCGTGGTACAACTTGCGCCCTTTACTCGCACTCTCCAATACACGGGTACGCTTATTCTGAATAAAGCCCTCAATATGCTGTACATTCGCATGAGGTAATAAAGGCACCAAGATCTGATCAAGTTGTGCATCTAAGCGTTTCCACACCATCAAGCGTTGCTCAGCCGTATAAGTATTCCACTGAATCACTTCATGATTAAAGCGGCGACAGCCACGACAGACTAGATCACCAAATACCGTTGAACAGCGCCCTGCACATGGGGTCAATGATGGAATTCGACGATCATTACTCAAAACCAACTCCTCTAAAACCATATTTATTTTATGGTTTTCTCGCTTATTTTCAGATTTCGCGCTAAAATGTGCGCCTTATTTTTCTATCTTAATACATTTGGAGTTATCCATGAACGCTACTGTAGAACAGCTTGCACCTGTAGAACAGCAAGCGACCAATAATTGGGTTGTTGCAGCACTATATCAATTTAAAGAAGTTTCAGATGCAGCGGATCTGCAACAACGTCTTTTGGACTTAGTGAATAGCATCAATTTATGTGGAACTCTGATTGTAGCCTCTGAAGGAATTAATGGAACTGTTGCTGGCGACCGTGCCGCGATTGATACAGTTCATCAATTCCTTTTGAACGAAGGTTTTAACGCAATGGAATATAAAGAGTCAGAAAGCTCTGAAAAACCATTCCGTAAAATGAAAATTAAACTCAAAAATGAAATTGTAACTTTAGGTGTAGAAGTTAAGCCACGTGATTTAGTCGGTCACTATCTTGACCCTAAAGAATGGAATGAATTGATTAATCGTGATGATGTGATCTTAATTGACACACGCAATGACTATGAATACAAAGCAGGCACATTCAAGGGTGCAATTGATCCTAAAACAGAAAGCTTCCGTGAATTCCCTGAATATGTAAAACAAAACCTTGAACAGCATAAAGACAAGAAAATTGCGATGTTCTGTACAGGTGGTATCCGCTGTGAGAAATCAACTTCATTGCTGCTACAAGAAGGTTTTAACGAAGTTTATCACCTGAAAGGCGGTATTTTAAAATACCTTGAAGAAACCCCTGCCGAAGAGAGCATGTGGGAAGGTGAATGCTTCGTCTTTGATGGCCGTACCGCGGTTACACACGGTGTTGAAGAAGGCGAAAATATTAAGTGTCACGCTTGTGGTTGGCCACTGACTAAAGTTGAAGCCGAGTTACCAAGCTACGAGCATGGTGTTTCTTGTGTTTACTGTATCGACAAAACCACTGACAAGCAAAAAGCGGGCTTCCGTATGCGCCAGTCACAAATTGCAGCAGCAAAACGCAAACGTCTATAAGCTGAAAAATTAAATTTAAAGCCATAGTTAAACTATGGCTTTTTTATTGTGCTGATAAAAATCATGTAACGATTCGGCTATTGAGCGTTACATCAACTACAACTATGCTAAAAACAATAATCAAATGAATCATATAAGGGCATTATGGGACTGGAACAATGGGTCTTATCGATCATGGAGAAACTTGGATATTTAGGTATCGCATTTTTAATGTTTCTGGATAATGTCTTCCCCCCTATTCCCTCTGAAATCATTATGCCTTCAGCAGGCTATACTGCATCAAAGGGCGAACTTACCCTGATCGGTGTCATTATTGCAGGCAGTGCAGGTTCAATACTCGCAGCGATGCTATTGTATTGGATAGGACGCAAAGTCCCTCAGCAACGTCTGTTTAATTTTGTAGAGCACTATGGAAAATATCTTCGTATTCAGGTGGCTGACCTAGAAAAAGCCTTAATGTGGTTTAACAAACATGGACATCGCATTGTTTTCTTTGGTCGTATGATTCCAGCTGTACGTTCTTTAATTAGTATTCCTGCTGGTATGAGTAGAATGCCTTTTGCCAAATTTATGTTCTACAGCACTGCTGGAACCGTGATTTGGACCAGTTTTCTGGCCTACCTAGGTTATCATTTTAGTGAAAATCAGGCACTGATGCTGGCGATTCTGCAACGTATCAGCTACATCATTTTTGCGCTTGTACTCATTTATATCGTGTGGTGGATAATCAAAAAGTTTTATCTGAATAAATCAAATCCCTAAAAGCGCAGGCTTGGTGACAACGATCATTCAGCTTTTGTTTGATCAAATGAAGCCAACCACAATTGACTCTTTTGCATTTCATCTTTCAGCCAATCTCTAAACACCAACTTGCGAATATCATCCTCAAAGGGCTGAGCTGATAATAAATGATAAGCGGAGCCATCAGCATACACAGCTGTCAGCCGATCCAGCATTTGATATTTTATTTCCCGCTCAACCATATAGGCAGAAACCACAGTCGCGCCCAAGCCAGCCAAACAAGCCTCTATACACAAATAAAAATGCTCCAGAGACGACCTTTTTAAATCCTTCAACTGTTCTGGGTGCTGACGCTTAAACTGTTGCCATAGTTTTGCTCTAGACTTGGAAATAAACACTTGTGTCGGTGCTGCACGATCATTCTTCCTGATCACACCTAACATCTGCTCATCTGCAATTTTTTCGCTATGGAGCACATCACCCCAATCGAAGTCATCCCGCCTTAAGGCCAAGTCAATGTTCTGTGAAGCAAAATCGACAGCCCCTCCACCCGTCAATAAACTGACTTCAAATTCAGGATAAAGCTGCTTAAAGTGTAGCAACCGAGGAATGAGCCATTTCATTGCAAGTGTGGGTTCACAAGAAAGAATTAAGCTCTTTTGCGCTTTGCTATATTGCTGTAATTGTAATAAACACTGATCTATTTGCTGGAATACCTGCTGGCAACAATCAAACAGTACTTCTCCTTCTGAGGTTAAAGTTAATTTTCTGGCTTCACGTACAAATAACAGCAAGCCTAAACTT
This window harbors:
- the gltA gene encoding citrate synthase — protein: MSAATGKKAVLQLDGKEIELPIYSGTLGPDVIDVKDVLASGHFTFDPGFMATAACESKITFIDGDKGVLLHRGYPIDQLATQADYLETCYLLLNGELPNAEQKAEFDAKVRNHTMVHDQVSRFFNGFRRDAHPMAIMVGVVGALSAFYHNGLDIEDVNHREITAIRLIAKIPTLAAWSYKYTVGQPFIYPRNDLGYAENFLHMMFATPADRDYKVNPVLARAMDRIFTLHADHEQNASTSTVRLAGSTGANPYACISAGISALWGPAHGGANEAVLKMLDEIGSVENVAEFMEKVKRKEVKLMGFGHRVYKNFDPRAKVMKETCDEVLAALGINDPQLQLAMELERIALNDPYFVERKLYPNVDFYSGIILKAIGIPTGMFTVIFALARTVGWISHWLEMHSGPYKIGRPRQLYTGSTQRDIKR
- a CDS encoding DKNYY domain-containing protein, translated to MSKKTTVLMQVTLPAYQIKIASFTLFLLMIILTWLLLVYFSYDLSLYYLYQFLPFFAQLLSIALMFALLIPTLYLYNQLYQKYFRCCITFKLYQQGIALDDSKQSTFFSWLDLIQIQLRQQQTQIHSFHLLSKNKPYRQYFYFNSWMWPATLTQQHCEFLPFWKKLEALAKQQQLQRIHSSSSNQKTHIEISTLIADQQALDIFQRKQRWSAIALTLGILVSFSLFMGYLLWHEFEDGSIDLPHQQTQAISGTNFETFQNQVYIFKQGQGTFLVPQVKANQFTGLALGNLPDRADELYSNVGKTPQHVYWQDHILSQLNPAQTSYLGNDFTKDGQQVYFRDIRLTNANAAHFTAILHPRFNTLGYFYAKDNQQVYYKTTVLTDLDPQQSQAFPNNSQYIHDQHVVYYLDKKLHGLNAQQTQIFSGNNRFSHKLNLATDGHAYYLNEHRLPTVAEYKFGGTTPVVVAQLQLLGSQSSEPYPGNFSYFFADQQHIYLYDEFYQNLKVLYRFKHPVELKVLDDRRFSDGKNIYILTEKIYRSRGRSSGTTTHGFKISLMREKDQQIIAQYFARNPSALKLSNLLQDRDIN
- a CDS encoding DUF1289 domain-containing protein, coding for MSNDRRIPSLTPCAGRCSTVFGDLVCRGCRRFNHEVIQWNTYTAEQRLMVWKRLDAQLDQILVPLLPHANVQHIEGFIQNKRTRVLESASKGRKLYHALKICEKNKHLAHESGLGISDAQVKPIWDEFERRVLALAKASYELAWLRADGISNTLLRALELEEDEI
- a CDS encoding rhodanese-related sulfurtransferase, whose translation is MNATVEQLAPVEQQATNNWVVAALYQFKEVSDAADLQQRLLDLVNSINLCGTLIVASEGINGTVAGDRAAIDTVHQFLLNEGFNAMEYKESESSEKPFRKMKIKLKNEIVTLGVEVKPRDLVGHYLDPKEWNELINRDDVILIDTRNDYEYKAGTFKGAIDPKTESFREFPEYVKQNLEQHKDKKIAMFCTGGIRCEKSTSLLLQEGFNEVYHLKGGILKYLEETPAEESMWEGECFVFDGRTAVTHGVEEGENIKCHACGWPLTKVEAELPSYEHGVSCVYCIDKTTDKQKAGFRMRQSQIAAAKRKRL
- a CDS encoding DedA family protein translates to MGLEQWVLSIMEKLGYLGIAFLMFLDNVFPPIPSEIIMPSAGYTASKGELTLIGVIIAGSAGSILAAMLLYWIGRKVPQQRLFNFVEHYGKYLRIQVADLEKALMWFNKHGHRIVFFGRMIPAVRSLISIPAGMSRMPFAKFMFYSTAGTVIWTSFLAYLGYHFSENQALMLAILQRISYIIFALVLIYIVWWIIKKFYLNKSNP
- a CDS encoding LysR family transcriptional regulator; translated protein: MIERVSLNSLKFFYYVARYESVTVAAEKLFVTQSAVSKQLKNLEESLGLLLFVREARKLTLTSEGEVLFDCCQQVFQQIDQCLLQLQQYSKAQKSLILSCEPTLAMKWLIPRLLHFKQLYPEFEVSLLTGGGAVDFASQNIDLALRRDDFDWGDVLHSEKIADEQMLGVIRKNDRAAPTQVFISKSRAKLWQQFKRQHPEQLKDLKRSSLEHFYLCIEACLAGLGATVVSAYMVEREIKYQMLDRLTAVYADGSAYHLLSAQPFEDDIRKLVFRDWLKDEMQKSQLWLASFDQTKAE